ATTCGGGCGCCCTGAGCCAGGTGAACGATCTCTCCATCCAGGTCAAGCCGCTGCGCGCGGGTGCCGACGACAAGGACGTGCTGGTCCGCTCCGAGATCCTGGGACGCGGCGATCCCATCCAGCTCGACTACCGCCTGGAGAAAACCCCCGGCGACGGCGCCGGCTGGAAGATCTACAACCTCAACGTGATGGGCGTGTGGCTGGTGGAAACCTACCGCACGCAGTTCGCGCAGGAGATCAACACCAAGGGTGTGGATGGCCTGATCGAATCGCTGGCCGCGCGCAACAAGGCCAACGCCTCCGGTCCCGGCAAGGCCGGCTGATCGGCCCGCGCGCGACGACGACCGCCATGCTGGTCCTCCCCACCGAGCTGACCCACCGGCAGGCCGAGGCCTGCCTGCGCATGCTGCTGCAGGGGCTCAAGGCGCACCGCGACGAGATCCTCGTGGTGGACGCGGCCCCGCTGGTGGATTTCGATTCTTCGGCGCTCGCGGTGCTGCTCGAATGCCGGCGCGCCGCGCTGCTGGAGAACAAGCGCTTCGAGGTCAAGGGCCTGCCGGACGGCATGGCCAAGCTGGCCGGCCTGTACGGCGTCGGCGAGTTGCTGCCCACCGCGGCCTGATCCGCTGCGCACCCGCGGCAGGGTGCGGCGCAAGGCTGCTCGGGCACCGGCGGGCGCGCCGCGCGCCCAGCCCGTAAAATGCCCGGCTCCCATGCCTGCAGTTTCCTTCCAGTCCGTCTCCAAGACCTATTCCACGCCCAAAGGTCCGTTCCAGGCGCTCGACAGCGTGAGCCTGGACATCGAGGAGGGCGAGTTCTTCGGCCTCCTCGGGCCGAATGGCGCGGGCAAGACCACCCTGATCAGCATCCTCGCCGGCTTGGCGCGTGCCTCCAGCGGGCGTGTGCTCGTGCAGGGCCACGACGTGCAGGCCGATTTCGCCGCCGCGCGCCGGCAGCTCGGCATCGTGCCGCAGGAGCTGGTGTTCGATCCGTTCTTCAACGTGCGCGAGGCACTGCGCATCCAGTCCGGCTATTTCGGCGTGAAGAACAACGGTGCCTGGATCGACGAGCTGCTGGAGGCCCTCGGGCTGGCCGACAAGGCCACCGCCAACATGCGCCAGCTCTCGGGCGGCATGAAGCGCCGCGTGCTGGTGGCGCAGGCGCTGGTGCACAAGCCGCCCATCATCGTGCTGGACGAGCCCACGGCCGGCGTCGATGTGGAACTGCGCCAGACCCTCTGGCACTTCATCGCGCGGCTCAACAAGGCGGGCCATACCGTGCTGCTCACCACCCATTACCTCGAAGAGGCCGAGGCGCTGTGCCAGCGCATCGCGATGCTCAAGCGCGGCCGGACGATCGCGCTCTCGACCACGTCCGACCTGCTGCATGCGGCGTCCACGAACGTGCTGCGCTTCAAGACCGACGACACGCTGCCGCCTTCGCTGGCCGGCACCGCACGCGTCACGGGCCGCGTGGTCCAGATGCCCGCGCAGGACGCCGCCGAGATCGAGCGCCTGCTGGCCGCGCTGCGCGCCGCGGGCGTGGGCGTGCACGACATCGAGATCCGCAAGGCGGACCTGGAGGACGTGTTCCTCAACCTGATGGCCGAGGGCCGCTACCCCGATCCGGCGCATGCGCCGGCACCGGCCGGCGAGCCCGAGGAAACGCCCGAAGGCGGGGTGCGGCTATGAGCGGCAACGACGACATGGCCGCGCGCGGCGCGGAGGTGATCCTGTGAACGGCTGGCAGACCCTGTTCTACAAGGAGGTGCTGCGGTTCTGGAAAGTGAGCTTCCAGACCATCGCGGCGCCCGTGCTCACGGCCGTGCTCTACCTGCTGATCTTCGGCCACGTGCTCGAAGACCACGTGAAGGTCTACGACCGCCTGAGCTACACGGCCTTCCTCGTGCCCGGCCTCGTGATGATGAGCGTGCTGCAGAACGCCTTCGCCAACAGCTCGTCGAGCCTGATCCAGAGCAAGATCATGGGCAACCTCGTGTTCGTGCTGCTCGCCCCGCTGTCGCACTGGGCCTGGTTCTTCGCGTACGTGGGCTCGTCCGCGCTGCGCGGGCTGGTGGTGGGGCTGGGCGTGTTCATCGCCACGCTGGGCTTCGCGCGGCCCGAGTTCGCCGCGCCGCTGTGGATCGCCGCGTTCGCGCTGCTGGGCGCGGCGCTGCTGGCCACGCTGGGGCTCATCGCGGGGCTGTGGGCCGACAAGTTCGACCAGATGGCGGCCTTCCAGAATTTCATCATCGTGCCCATGACGTTCCTCTCGGGCGTGTTCTATTCCATCCAGTCGCTGCCGCCGTTCTGGCAGACCGTGAGCCACCTGAACCCGTTCTTCTACATGATCGACGGCTTCCGCTACGGCTTCTTCGGGCAGAGCGACACCTCTCCGTGGCTGAGCCTGGCCATCGTGGGCGGCGCCTGGCTGGCCGTGAGCGCGCTGGCGGTGCACCTGCTGCGCACGGGCTACAAGATCCGCCATTGAGCGGACGGCCGGCAGCCCGTGCGCCCCGCGCGGGCGGCGGGCCGGCCCATCCCGATCCCGACCTCCTCCCCCATTTCCCGCAAAGGCCCTCGATGAACGCAGACCAACTCAAAGAACTGATCCGTGCGGGCCTGCCCTGCGAACATCTGCAGCTCGAAGGCGACGGGCGCCACTGGTACGCGACCATCGTGTCGGCCGAGTTCGAGGGCAAGCGCGCCATCCAGCGCCACCAGCGCGTGTACGCCACGCTCGGCAGCCGCATGCAGACCGACGAGGTGCATGCGCTGTCGATGAAGACCTACACCCCCGCCGAGTGGGCCGCGCTGCCGCAGGAAGACTGAAGGCGGCGGCTGGTTTGCTCATATTTTGATAGCAAACTTTTCAATGAATCCGGCGGCATAAGCCTTCTTTCACCCAAAATACAAGGCCAATCCAAGCCATGGACCAACTCCAGATTC
The DNA window shown above is from Acidovorax sp. NCPPB 4044 and carries:
- a CDS encoding ABC transporter permease; this translates as MNGWQTLFYKEVLRFWKVSFQTIAAPVLTAVLYLLIFGHVLEDHVKVYDRLSYTAFLVPGLVMMSVLQNAFANSSSSLIQSKIMGNLVFVLLAPLSHWAWFFAYVGSSALRGLVVGLGVFIATLGFARPEFAAPLWIAAFALLGAALLATLGLIAGLWADKFDQMAAFQNFIIVPMTFLSGVFYSIQSLPPFWQTVSHLNPFFYMIDGFRYGFFGQSDTSPWLSLAIVGGAWLAVSALAVHLLRTGYKIRH
- a CDS encoding BolA family protein → MNADQLKELIRAGLPCEHLQLEGDGRHWYATIVSAEFEGKRAIQRHQRVYATLGSRMQTDEVHALSMKTYTPAEWAALPQED
- a CDS encoding STAS domain-containing protein, whose translation is MLVLPTELTHRQAEACLRMLLQGLKAHRDEILVVDAAPLVDFDSSALAVLLECRRAALLENKRFEVKGLPDGMAKLAGLYGVGELLPTAA
- a CDS encoding ABC transporter ATP-binding protein translates to MPAVSFQSVSKTYSTPKGPFQALDSVSLDIEEGEFFGLLGPNGAGKTTLISILAGLARASSGRVLVQGHDVQADFAAARRQLGIVPQELVFDPFFNVREALRIQSGYFGVKNNGAWIDELLEALGLADKATANMRQLSGGMKRRVLVAQALVHKPPIIVLDEPTAGVDVELRQTLWHFIARLNKAGHTVLLTTHYLEEAEALCQRIAMLKRGRTIALSTTSDLLHAASTNVLRFKTDDTLPPSLAGTARVTGRVVQMPAQDAAEIERLLAALRAAGVGVHDIEIRKADLEDVFLNLMAEGRYPDPAHAPAPAGEPEETPEGGVRL